In Micrococcus luteus NCTC 2665, a single window of DNA contains:
- the mmsB gene encoding 3-hydroxyisobutyrate dehydrogenase: MTTVLFLGLGHMGGPMAANLAAAGHRVLGFDLVPEALEKARAAGVETVTDTAAAAAEADVVLTMLPHGRLVLDVYRGEDGDGGLLAAARPGTVFLDCSTIDVAEAREAAAAAEAAGMRAADAPVSGGQVGAEAGTLAFMVGASDEVYAEVLPLLEVMGARIVHCGAAGLGQAAKICNNMVLGITQIAVAEAFVLGERLGLQRQALYDVMSKASGQCWSLTTNCPVPGPVPGSPANRDFQPGFAGALMAKDLGLALAALDEQGVAADLGRLAQAKYAEYAAGEGAARDFSSIIEDIRASHTDRSEA, translated from the coding sequence ATGACCACCGTTCTGTTCCTCGGCCTCGGCCACATGGGCGGCCCCATGGCCGCCAACCTCGCCGCCGCGGGCCACCGTGTGCTCGGCTTCGACCTCGTCCCCGAGGCCCTCGAGAAGGCCCGTGCGGCCGGCGTCGAGACCGTCACGGACACGGCCGCGGCGGCCGCGGAGGCCGACGTCGTGCTGACCATGCTCCCCCACGGGCGCCTGGTGCTGGACGTCTACCGGGGTGAGGACGGCGACGGCGGCCTGCTCGCCGCCGCCCGGCCCGGCACCGTGTTCCTGGACTGCTCGACCATCGACGTCGCCGAGGCCCGCGAGGCGGCCGCGGCGGCGGAGGCGGCGGGCATGCGGGCGGCCGACGCGCCGGTCTCGGGCGGCCAGGTGGGCGCCGAGGCCGGCACCCTCGCCTTCATGGTGGGCGCCTCGGACGAGGTGTACGCCGAGGTGCTGCCGCTGCTCGAGGTCATGGGCGCGCGGATCGTGCACTGTGGGGCCGCCGGTCTGGGCCAGGCCGCGAAGATCTGCAACAACATGGTGCTGGGCATCACGCAGATCGCCGTCGCCGAGGCCTTCGTCCTGGGTGAGCGCCTGGGCCTGCAGCGCCAGGCCCTGTACGACGTGATGAGCAAGGCCTCCGGGCAGTGCTGGTCCCTGACCACCAACTGCCCGGTGCCCGGCCCCGTCCCCGGCTCCCCCGCGAACCGGGACTTCCAGCCCGGCTTCGCCGGCGCCCTGATGGCCAAGGACCTCGGGCTCGCACTCGCGGCCCTGGACGAGCAGGGCGTGGCGGCCGACCTGGGCCGCCTCGCGCAGGCCAAGTACGCCGAGTACGCCGCTGGAGAAGGCGCCGCCCGCGACTTTTCCAGCATCATCGAGGACATCCGAGCATCACACACGGACAGGAGCGAGGCATGA
- a CDS encoding CoA-acylating methylmalonate-semialdehyde dehydrogenase, whose product MSEKTAPTETVPVIPHFVHGERREGASGRHSDVYHPATGSVAGRVPLASAEEIDAALASAEEGFAAWSALNPQRRGRILLRWVDLINENMDELATVLAQEHGKTFPDAKGDIQRGIEVVEFAAGAPHLLKGEFTADAGTGIDVHSIRQPLGVAVGITPFNFPAMIPLWKAGIALAAGNAFVLKPSERDPSVPVRLAELALEAGMPAGALNVVHGDKAAVDALIEDPRVKAVGFVGSTPIAQSIYAHAGRMGKRAQCFGGAKNHAVIMPDADLEMTADALVGAAFGSAGERCMAISVAVPVGAETADRLIALLRERVKDLRVGPSLEASSDFGPVVSKDAKERIEGYIAAGVEAGAELVEDGRGVVVEGHEDGFYVGATLFDRVTPEMSIYREEIFGPVLSVVRAKDYEEALTLVNEHEFGNGVAIFTRDGDAARDFSTRVDTGMVGVNVPIPVPIAYYTFGGWKASGFGDLNQHGTDGLKFYTKTKTVTTRWPSGVREGASFVMPAGS is encoded by the coding sequence ATGTCCGAGAAGACCGCGCCCACCGAGACCGTCCCCGTGATCCCCCACTTCGTGCACGGCGAGCGGCGCGAGGGCGCCTCCGGCCGGCACAGCGACGTCTACCACCCGGCCACGGGCAGCGTGGCGGGCCGCGTGCCGCTGGCCTCCGCCGAGGAGATCGACGCCGCCCTGGCCTCCGCCGAGGAGGGCTTCGCCGCGTGGTCGGCGCTGAATCCGCAGCGCCGTGGCCGCATCCTGCTGCGCTGGGTCGACCTGATCAACGAGAACATGGACGAGTTGGCCACCGTGCTCGCCCAGGAGCACGGCAAGACCTTCCCGGACGCCAAGGGCGACATCCAGCGCGGCATCGAGGTCGTGGAGTTCGCCGCGGGCGCCCCGCACCTGCTCAAGGGTGAGTTCACCGCCGACGCGGGCACCGGCATCGACGTGCACTCCATCCGCCAGCCGCTCGGCGTGGCCGTGGGCATCACGCCCTTCAACTTCCCGGCGATGATCCCGCTGTGGAAGGCCGGCATCGCCCTGGCGGCGGGCAACGCCTTCGTCCTCAAGCCCTCCGAGCGCGACCCCTCCGTGCCGGTGCGCCTGGCCGAGCTGGCCCTCGAGGCCGGCATGCCCGCCGGCGCCCTCAACGTGGTGCACGGCGACAAGGCCGCCGTGGACGCGCTCATCGAGGACCCACGCGTCAAGGCCGTCGGCTTCGTCGGCTCCACCCCGATCGCGCAGTCCATCTACGCGCACGCAGGCCGCATGGGCAAGCGCGCGCAGTGCTTCGGCGGGGCCAAGAACCACGCCGTGATCATGCCGGACGCGGACCTCGAGATGACCGCCGACGCCCTGGTCGGCGCCGCCTTCGGCTCCGCCGGCGAGCGCTGCATGGCGATCTCCGTGGCCGTCCCGGTCGGCGCGGAGACCGCCGACCGCCTGATCGCGCTGCTCCGCGAGCGCGTGAAGGACCTCAGGGTCGGCCCGTCGCTCGAGGCATCCTCGGACTTCGGCCCCGTCGTCTCGAAGGACGCGAAGGAGCGCATCGAGGGCTACATCGCGGCCGGCGTCGAGGCGGGCGCCGAACTGGTCGAGGACGGCCGGGGCGTCGTCGTCGAGGGCCACGAGGACGGCTTCTACGTGGGCGCCACCCTGTTCGACCGCGTCACCCCGGAGATGAGCATCTACCGCGAGGAGATCTTCGGCCCGGTGCTCTCCGTGGTCCGCGCGAAGGACTACGAGGAGGCGCTCACGCTCGTGAACGAGCACGAGTTCGGCAACGGCGTGGCCATCTTCACCCGCGACGGCGACGCCGCCCGCGACTTCTCCACCCGCGTGGACACCGGCATGGTCGGCGTGAACGTGCCGATCCCCGTGCCGATCGCCTACTACACCTTCGGCGGCTGGAAGGCCTCCGGCTTCGGCGACCTGAACCAGCACGGCACGGACGGGCTGAAGTTCTACACCAAGACGAAGACCGTCACCACGCGCTGGCCCTCCGGCGTGCGCGAGGGCGCCAGCTTCGTGATGCCGGCCGGCTCCTGA
- a CDS encoding SDR family NAD(P)-dependent oxidoreductase translates to MDLSNQSAIVTGGASGLGHATARRLADAGAAVVVVDLPDREGETVRADAVAALGPHARFVTGDVTAEDTAREAVAAALEAGPLRVLVNCAGVATPGKLVGRDGPLSTEVLTRVLAINTVGTVSMMAQAAAAMKAQEPLGEDRGVIVNTASVAAYDGQIGQIAYAASKGAVVALTLPAARELASSQIRVVTIAPGLMETPMMAGLPEAAREALSTKTPHPARLGRPEDYALLVEQIVSNPFLNGEVIRLDGAVRLEPR, encoded by the coding sequence ATGGACCTGTCGAACCAGAGCGCGATCGTCACCGGCGGGGCCTCGGGCCTCGGCCACGCCACCGCCCGCCGCCTGGCGGACGCGGGGGCCGCCGTCGTGGTGGTGGACCTGCCGGACCGCGAGGGCGAGACCGTCCGCGCGGACGCCGTGGCCGCCCTCGGCCCCCACGCGCGCTTCGTGACCGGCGACGTCACCGCCGAGGACACCGCCCGGGAGGCCGTGGCCGCCGCGCTGGAGGCCGGGCCGCTGCGGGTGCTGGTCAACTGCGCCGGCGTGGCGACGCCGGGCAAGCTCGTGGGTCGCGACGGGCCGCTGTCCACCGAGGTGCTGACCCGGGTCCTGGCGATCAACACGGTCGGCACCGTGTCGATGATGGCCCAGGCCGCCGCCGCGATGAAGGCGCAGGAGCCGCTCGGCGAGGACCGCGGCGTCATCGTGAACACCGCCTCCGTGGCGGCCTACGACGGGCAGATCGGCCAGATCGCGTACGCCGCCTCCAAGGGCGCCGTGGTCGCGCTGACCCTGCCCGCGGCCCGCGAGCTCGCCTCCTCGCAGATCCGCGTGGTCACGATCGCCCCCGGCCTCATGGAGACGCCCATGATGGCCGGCCTGCCCGAGGCCGCCCGCGAGGCGCTGTCCACCAAGACCCCGCATCCGGCCCGCCTCGGCCGGCCCGAGGACTACGCGCTGCTGGTCGAGCAGATCGTGTCCAATCCGTTCCTGAACGGCGAGGTCATCCGGCTCGACGGCGCCGTGCGCCTCGAGCCCCGCTGA
- a CDS encoding MarR family winged helix-turn-helix transcriptional regulator has product MKKPPLAQDPIREAARNWERHGWGDVARPMAAITSIMRAQQILLGRTQAALKPYGLTFARYELLALLNFSREKRMRMSKASALLQVHPTSVTNAVDRLEAAGLVERTPHESDRRALVLALTDEGRRVADAATETLNAEVFGRSGFDPADVDTLIDVLGRFRAEAGDFQVDGLDAGAPATAEHTSS; this is encoded by the coding sequence ATGAAGAAGCCACCCCTCGCCCAGGACCCCATCCGGGAGGCCGCCCGGAACTGGGAGCGTCACGGATGGGGTGACGTCGCCCGCCCGATGGCCGCCATCACCTCGATCATGCGGGCCCAGCAGATCCTGCTGGGTCGGACGCAGGCCGCGCTCAAGCCCTACGGGCTCACCTTCGCGCGGTACGAGCTGCTGGCGCTGCTGAACTTCTCGCGCGAGAAGCGGATGCGGATGTCCAAGGCGTCCGCGCTCCTGCAGGTCCACCCCACCTCGGTGACCAATGCGGTGGACCGGCTCGAGGCCGCCGGGCTGGTGGAGCGCACCCCCCACGAGTCGGACCGCCGCGCGCTCGTGCTCGCCCTCACGGACGAGGGCCGGCGCGTCGCCGACGCCGCCACGGAGACGCTCAACGCCGAGGTCTTCGGCCGTTCCGGCTTCGATCCGGCGGACGTGGACACCCTCATCGACGTCCTCGGCCGGTTCCGCGCCGAGGCCGGCGACTTCCAGGTCGACGGCCTCGACGCCGGCGCGCCCGCGACGGCGGAGCACACCTCCTCCTGA
- a CDS encoding AMP-binding protein, translating into MTVQDPTAVAAPSPTEVFRAARDLLVECQTDDERARAEFEWPRFEHFNFGFDWFDRLAQDPARADVPALIIAEDDGRSTERTFAELSAASNRVANWLSAQGLRRGDRLILMLNNQVELWEFMLACIKLRVVMVPTTTQMTSGDLEDRVTRAGAAWAVAGAEDLAKFAGVGEDLHLVHVPGVFAEGPARRAPEVAGHTVLSYDDADDAATELTPAEPTPADETLLFYFTSGTTSKPKLVEHTHTSYPVGHLTTLYWIGLEPGDVHLNVASPGWAKHAWSNFFAPWIAEATIFVHNARKFDPAALMANMERYGVTSFCAPPTVWRMLIKADLAQLTTPPTKTISAGEPLNAEVIDQVHKAWGTTIRDGFGMTETTLQVANTPGQKVVIGSMGRPLPGMDVTLIDPLTGQEADEGEICLRLDPRPVGLLKSYYGNQEKTDEVFRDGVFHTGDIARRDENGVLTYVGRADDVFKSSDYKVSPFELESVLVKHPAVMEGAIVPTPDELRLAVPKAFVTLAPGHEPTVETARAILQFTLTQLPPYKRIRRIEFLELPKTISGKIRRVELRKAEVERAQTGAAPDGYGTEFREEDLDLQR; encoded by the coding sequence ATGACCGTCCAGGACCCCACCGCCGTCGCCGCCCCGTCGCCGACGGAGGTGTTCCGCGCGGCCCGCGACCTGCTGGTCGAGTGCCAGACCGACGACGAGCGCGCCCGCGCCGAGTTCGAGTGGCCCCGCTTCGAGCACTTCAACTTCGGCTTCGACTGGTTCGACCGCCTGGCTCAGGACCCGGCCCGCGCGGACGTGCCGGCGCTGATCATCGCCGAGGACGACGGTCGCAGCACCGAACGCACCTTCGCCGAGCTCTCCGCGGCCTCCAACCGGGTGGCGAACTGGCTCTCCGCGCAGGGCCTGCGCCGCGGCGACCGTCTCATCCTCATGCTGAACAACCAGGTGGAGCTGTGGGAGTTCATGCTCGCCTGCATCAAGCTGCGGGTGGTCATGGTGCCCACCACCACACAGATGACCTCCGGGGACCTCGAGGACCGGGTGACGCGCGCCGGCGCCGCGTGGGCCGTGGCCGGCGCCGAGGACCTGGCCAAGTTCGCCGGCGTCGGCGAGGACCTGCACCTGGTGCACGTGCCGGGCGTCTTCGCGGAGGGCCCGGCGCGCCGCGCCCCCGAGGTCGCCGGCCACACCGTGCTCTCCTACGACGACGCCGACGACGCCGCCACCGAGCTGACCCCGGCCGAGCCGACCCCCGCGGACGAGACGCTGCTCTTCTACTTCACCTCGGGCACCACCTCGAAGCCGAAGCTCGTGGAGCACACCCACACCTCGTACCCGGTCGGCCACCTCACGACGCTCTACTGGATCGGTCTGGAGCCGGGCGACGTGCACCTCAACGTGGCCTCCCCGGGCTGGGCCAAGCACGCGTGGTCCAACTTCTTCGCCCCGTGGATCGCGGAGGCCACGATCTTCGTGCACAACGCCCGCAAGTTCGACCCCGCGGCCCTGATGGCCAACATGGAGCGCTACGGCGTCACGAGCTTCTGCGCCCCGCCCACCGTGTGGCGCATGCTCATCAAGGCGGACCTGGCGCAGCTGACGACCCCGCCGACCAAGACCATCTCCGCGGGCGAGCCGCTCAACGCCGAGGTGATCGACCAGGTGCACAAGGCGTGGGGCACCACGATCCGCGACGGCTTCGGCATGACCGAGACCACCCTGCAGGTCGCCAACACCCCCGGCCAGAAGGTCGTCATCGGCTCGATGGGCCGCCCGCTGCCCGGCATGGACGTCACCCTGATCGACCCGCTCACGGGCCAGGAGGCCGACGAGGGCGAGATCTGCCTGCGCCTCGACCCGCGTCCGGTGGGCCTGCTGAAGTCCTACTACGGCAACCAGGAGAAGACGGACGAGGTGTTCCGCGACGGCGTGTTCCACACCGGCGACATCGCCCGCCGCGACGAGAACGGCGTGCTGACCTATGTGGGCCGCGCGGACGACGTCTTCAAGTCCTCGGACTACAAGGTGTCCCCGTTCGAGCTGGAGTCGGTGCTGGTCAAGCACCCGGCCGTGATGGAGGGCGCGATCGTCCCCACCCCGGACGAGCTGCGACTGGCCGTGCCGAAGGCCTTCGTCACCCTCGCCCCGGGCCACGAGCCCACCGTGGAGACCGCGCGGGCGATCCTGCAGTTCACGCTCACCCAGCTGCCCCCGTACAAGCGCATCCGGCGCATCGAGTTCCTCGAGCTGCCGAAGACCATCTCGGGCAAGATCCGCCGCGTGGAGCTGCGCAAGGCCGAGGTCGAGCGCGCCCAGACGGGTGCCGCCCCGGACGGCTACGGGACCGAGTTCCGGGAGGAGGACCTGGACCTGCAGCGCTGA
- a CDS encoding acyl-CoA dehydrogenase family protein, giving the protein MTALADRPVPASGAPAVPPGLPHVDLLRLRDRLEPVERARLDAIEDHLQTRVRPHLTRYWDAEEFAFDLLPGLAELGLGRLVLDGSSSLFQQLVHAEIARVDLSLSALVGIHNELNLGMIAGLGSERQKATWQGRLESFDALGAFCLTEPDHGSDIAGGLATTATRDGDEWVIRGAKRWIGAGTIADVALVWARDTADGEIKGFVVPTDTPGYEATKISGKMGLRIMQNADITLDVRLPADAILPGATTFAATRALLRDSRMWVGWQGVGAQMGVLDVLRSYALRREQFGRPLAAFQLIQAQIAEVAGNLAASAGMMLQVDALRQEGRMEMMHAAMAKATSTRLARSSAALARDALGGNGLLTEHEIAKIMGDVEAIYSYEGSYGMNTLIVGRALTGVSAFV; this is encoded by the coding sequence ATGACCGCCCTCGCCGACCGCCCCGTCCCCGCCTCCGGCGCGCCCGCCGTCCCCCCCGGCCTGCCCCACGTGGACCTGCTGCGCCTGCGGGACCGCCTCGAACCGGTCGAGCGTGCCCGGCTCGACGCGATCGAGGACCACCTGCAGACCCGCGTGCGGCCGCACCTGACCCGGTACTGGGACGCCGAGGAGTTCGCATTCGACCTGCTGCCGGGCCTGGCCGAGCTGGGTCTGGGGCGCCTCGTCCTGGACGGCTCGTCCTCGCTGTTCCAGCAGCTCGTGCACGCGGAGATCGCCCGTGTGGACCTGTCCCTGTCCGCCCTCGTGGGCATCCACAACGAGCTCAACCTCGGCATGATCGCCGGCCTGGGCTCGGAGCGGCAGAAGGCCACGTGGCAGGGGCGCCTCGAATCCTTCGACGCCCTGGGCGCGTTCTGCCTCACCGAGCCGGACCACGGCTCGGACATCGCCGGCGGCCTCGCCACCACCGCCACCCGCGACGGCGACGAGTGGGTCATCCGCGGCGCCAAGCGCTGGATCGGGGCCGGCACGATCGCCGACGTCGCGCTCGTCTGGGCGCGCGACACCGCCGACGGCGAGATCAAGGGCTTCGTGGTGCCCACCGACACCCCCGGCTACGAGGCCACCAAGATCAGCGGGAAGATGGGCCTGCGGATCATGCAGAACGCGGACATCACCCTGGACGTGCGCCTGCCCGCAGACGCGATCCTGCCCGGCGCCACCACCTTCGCCGCCACCCGCGCCCTGCTGCGCGACTCGCGCATGTGGGTCGGCTGGCAGGGCGTCGGCGCGCAGATGGGCGTGCTGGACGTGCTGCGCTCCTACGCGCTGCGGCGGGAGCAGTTCGGTCGCCCGCTGGCCGCGTTCCAGCTCATCCAGGCCCAGATCGCCGAGGTCGCCGGCAACCTGGCCGCCTCCGCCGGGATGATGCTCCAGGTGGACGCCCTGCGGCAGGAGGGGCGGATGGAGATGATGCACGCGGCGATGGCCAAGGCCACCTCGACCCGGCTGGCCCGGTCCTCGGCGGCGCTCGCCCGCGACGCCCTTGGCGGCAACGGCCTGCTCACGGAGCACGAGATCGCCAAGATCATGGGGGACGTGGAGGCCATCTACTCCTACGAGGGCTCCTACGGCATGAACACCCTGATCGTGGGGCGGGCCCTCACCGGCGTCTCGGCCTTCGTGTGA
- a CDS encoding YoaK family protein — protein sequence MFNLCAPERTVRRNTHLALVLTAIAGILNSVGFVAVATYTSHMTGIVASMADAAVLRAPGLVGTGLLALAMFILGAVVCALVFNWGRVNGLRSRYANTLLLEGVGMLVFGLLAEHVRDAHRPLVVVAVLCFTMGLQNALITRIGAWLTRRPRRR from the coding sequence GTGTTCAACCTGTGCGCCCCCGAGCGCACCGTGCGGCGCAACACCCACCTGGCGCTGGTGCTGACCGCGATCGCGGGGATCCTCAACTCCGTGGGCTTCGTCGCCGTGGCCACGTACACGTCCCACATGACGGGGATCGTGGCGTCCATGGCGGACGCGGCGGTCCTCCGCGCCCCAGGCCTGGTCGGCACGGGCCTGCTTGCGCTGGCCATGTTCATCCTGGGCGCGGTCGTCTGCGCGCTGGTGTTCAACTGGGGCCGGGTCAACGGCCTCCGCTCGCGGTACGCCAACACCCTCCTGCTCGAGGGCGTCGGCATGCTGGTGTTCGGCCTGCTCGCCGAGCACGTCCGCGATGCGCACCGGCCGCTCGTCGTGGTGGCCGTGCTGTGCTTCACCATGGGCCTGCAGAACGCGTTGATCACCCGCATCGGGGCGTGGCTCACACGAAGGCCGAGACGCCGGTGA
- a CDS encoding ectoine synthase translates to MFLRPGADRGSDPPIYTRSRNDVEKVEWGGGTSERLLTAQDEMGFAVAHTIVRAGSSSKLQYRHHQEACYCIAGNGSVVEPDGTVHEITPGVIYVLPDHEPHDLRGGTEDMHLISVFNPAITGDEKHTLSEDGYSSY, encoded by the coding sequence GTGTTCCTCCGCCCCGGAGCCGACCGAGGGAGCGATCCACCCATATACACCCGCAGCCGGAACGACGTCGAGAAGGTCGAGTGGGGCGGAGGCACCTCCGAACGTCTCCTCACCGCGCAGGACGAGATGGGCTTCGCCGTCGCCCACACGATCGTGCGCGCCGGATCGTCCTCGAAGCTCCAGTACCGCCACCACCAGGAGGCCTGCTACTGCATCGCGGGCAACGGCTCCGTGGTGGAGCCGGACGGCACCGTCCACGAGATCACGCCGGGCGTCATCTACGTGCTGCCGGACCACGAGCCGCACGACCTGCGCGGCGGCACCGAGGACATGCACCTGATCTCGGTGTTCAACCCCGCCATCACCGGCGACGAGAAGCACACCCTGTCGGAGGACGGCTACTCCAGCTACTGA
- the gcvP gene encoding aminomethyl-transferring glycine dehydrogenase: protein MTSPQTTEITTALPHERVEPKDTASAPFVARHIGPRPADVEHMLQTLGYDSLEALVDTAVPAGIRQPKPLELPAPLTESAVLEQLREIAGRNVMKTQMIGQGFSDTVTPGVILRKVLENPAWYTAYTPYQPEISQGRLEALLNYQTMVQDLTGLDIANASLLDEASAAAEAVLLMHRANRRRTDGVTLLDADLFPQTLSVVRLRAEAVGIDVRVADLSAGIPEDVRAEVEEKGLCGVVLQQPGDSGRIHDHAAVIAQAKEAGALVTVAADILSLALITPPGEHGADIAVGSTQRFGVPLFFGGPHAAYMAVKEGLQRSMPGRLVGVSYDDAGKPAYRLALQTREQHIRREKATSNICTAQALLAIVASMYAVYHGPQGIARIARHAHAQAVRLAEALRAGGVEVAEEHFFDTITVRVPGRAEQVLQAAEENGVNLRLVDADTLRIAADETTVDADLVAVLTAFGLDAGSLPASAHEGAVATPAVPESLRRSSAFMTHPVFNTHHSETKMLRYLRRLSGYDLALDRTMIPLGSCTMKLNATAEMEAISWPEFCSIHPFAPDHQTEGWRFLIADLEAKLAEITGYAGVSVAPNAGSQGEFAGLWAIRQYHLARGEGERDICLIPASAHGTNAASAVLAGLKVVVVATADDGTIDAADLDVKIAANEGRIAAIMITYPSTHGVYDADVKEVCATVHAAGGQVYIDGANLNALVGLAQPGEFGGDVSHLNLHKTFCIPHGGGGPGVGPVAVGEHLVPYLPSREALMTAAPHGSAGVLPISWAYIHLMGAEGLLSATEHALLGANYISRRLAPLYPTLYTGNDGLVAHECILDLRELTARTGVTAEDVCKRLIDYGFHAPTLAFPVAGTLMVEPTESEDLEEIERFIEAMEAIHAEITAVTPETVADSVLRRAPHTLNVLMADEWDRPYSRAQAGTPVPSLRLDKYLPPVGRIDGAYGDRNLVCSCPPPEAFEDAVADTADED from the coding sequence GTGACCAGCCCCCAGACCACCGAGATCACGACCGCGCTGCCCCACGAGCGCGTCGAGCCCAAGGACACCGCCTCGGCCCCCTTCGTGGCCCGCCACATCGGCCCGCGCCCCGCGGACGTCGAGCACATGCTGCAGACCCTGGGCTACGACTCGCTCGAGGCCCTCGTGGACACCGCCGTCCCCGCCGGCATCCGCCAGCCGAAGCCCCTCGAGCTGCCCGCCCCGCTGACCGAGTCCGCGGTCCTGGAGCAGCTGCGCGAGATCGCCGGCCGCAACGTCATGAAGACCCAGATGATCGGGCAGGGCTTCTCGGACACCGTCACCCCGGGCGTCATCCTCCGCAAGGTGCTGGAGAACCCGGCCTGGTACACGGCCTACACGCCGTACCAGCCGGAGATCTCCCAGGGCCGCCTCGAGGCCCTCCTGAACTACCAGACGATGGTCCAGGACCTCACCGGCCTGGACATCGCCAACGCCTCTCTGCTGGACGAGGCCTCCGCCGCCGCCGAGGCCGTGCTCCTCATGCACCGCGCCAACCGCCGCAGGACCGACGGCGTCACCCTCCTCGACGCGGACCTCTTCCCGCAGACCCTCTCCGTGGTGCGCCTGCGCGCCGAGGCCGTGGGCATCGACGTGCGCGTGGCCGACCTCTCCGCAGGCATCCCGGAGGACGTCCGCGCCGAGGTCGAGGAGAAGGGCCTGTGCGGCGTCGTGCTGCAGCAGCCCGGCGACTCCGGCCGCATCCACGACCACGCCGCCGTCATCGCGCAGGCCAAGGAGGCCGGCGCCCTCGTGACCGTCGCCGCGGACATCCTCTCCCTCGCCCTGATCACTCCGCCCGGGGAGCATGGTGCGGACATCGCCGTCGGCTCCACGCAGCGCTTCGGCGTGCCCCTGTTCTTCGGCGGCCCCCACGCCGCCTACATGGCCGTGAAGGAGGGCCTGCAGCGCAGCATGCCGGGCCGCCTCGTGGGCGTCTCCTACGACGACGCCGGCAAGCCCGCCTACCGCCTCGCCCTCCAGACGCGCGAACAGCACATCCGGCGCGAGAAGGCCACCTCCAACATCTGCACCGCCCAGGCGCTGCTCGCGATCGTCGCCTCGATGTACGCCGTCTACCACGGCCCCCAGGGCATCGCCCGCATCGCCCGCCACGCCCACGCCCAGGCCGTCCGCCTGGCGGAGGCGCTGCGGGCCGGTGGCGTCGAGGTCGCCGAGGAGCACTTCTTCGACACGATCACCGTCCGCGTGCCCGGCCGGGCCGAGCAGGTCCTGCAGGCCGCCGAGGAGAACGGCGTGAACCTGCGCCTGGTGGACGCGGACACCCTGCGGATCGCAGCCGATGAGACCACCGTCGACGCCGACCTCGTGGCCGTCCTGACGGCGTTCGGCCTGGACGCGGGCTCCCTGCCGGCCTCCGCGCACGAGGGCGCCGTGGCCACCCCGGCCGTGCCGGAGTCGCTGCGCCGCTCCTCCGCGTTCATGACGCACCCGGTGTTCAACACCCACCACTCGGAGACGAAGATGCTGCGCTACCTGCGCCGCCTCTCCGGCTACGACCTGGCGCTGGACCGCACCATGATCCCGCTGGGCTCGTGCACCATGAAGCTCAATGCCACCGCGGAGATGGAGGCCATCTCCTGGCCCGAGTTCTGCTCCATCCACCCGTTCGCGCCCGACCACCAGACCGAGGGCTGGCGGTTCCTGATCGCGGATCTGGAGGCCAAGCTCGCCGAGATCACCGGCTACGCGGGCGTCTCGGTGGCCCCGAACGCCGGCTCGCAGGGCGAGTTCGCGGGCCTGTGGGCCATCCGCCAGTACCACCTGGCCCGCGGTGAGGGTGAGCGGGACATCTGCCTGATCCCGGCCTCCGCCCACGGCACCAACGCGGCCTCGGCCGTGCTGGCGGGGCTGAAGGTCGTCGTCGTCGCCACCGCCGACGACGGCACGATCGACGCCGCCGACCTGGACGTCAAGATCGCGGCGAACGAGGGCCGCATCGCGGCCATCATGATCACCTACCCCTCCACGCACGGCGTGTACGACGCCGACGTCAAGGAGGTCTGCGCCACGGTGCACGCCGCGGGCGGCCAGGTGTACATCGACGGCGCCAACCTCAACGCGCTCGTGGGCCTGGCCCAGCCGGGCGAGTTCGGCGGAGACGTCTCCCACCTGAACCTGCACAAGACGTTCTGCATCCCGCACGGCGGCGGGGGCCCGGGCGTGGGCCCCGTGGCGGTGGGCGAGCACCTGGTGCCGTACCTGCCCTCCCGCGAGGCCCTGATGACCGCGGCCCCGCACGGCTCGGCCGGCGTGCTGCCCATCTCCTGGGCCTACATCCACCTGATGGGCGCCGAGGGCCTGCTCTCCGCCACCGAGCACGCGCTGCTGGGCGCCAACTACATCTCCCGCCGCCTCGCGCCCCTCTACCCGACGCTGTACACGGGCAACGACGGCCTCGTGGCGCACGAGTGCATCCTCGACCTGCGCGAGCTCACGGCCCGCACGGGCGTGACCGCCGAGGACGTCTGCAAGCGCCTCATCGACTACGGGTTCCACGCCCCCACCCTGGCGTTCCCCGTGGCGGGCACGCTCATGGTGGAGCCCACCGAGTCCGAGGACCTCGAGGAGATCGAGCGGTTCATCGAGGCCATGGAGGCCATCCACGCCGAGATCACCGCCGTCACCCCGGAGACCGTGGCGGACTCCGTCCTGCGCCGCGCCCCGCACACCCTCAACGTCCTGATGGCCGACGAATGGGACCGCCCCTACTCGCGCGCCCAGGCGGGCACGCCGGTGCCGAGCCTGCGTCTGGACAAGTACCTGCCGCCGGTGGGCCGCATCGACGGCGCCTACGGGGATCGCAACCTCGTGTGCTCGTGCCCGCCGCCCGAGGCGTTCGAGGACGCCGTGGCCGACACCGCCGACGAGGACTGA